The following are encoded in a window of Rhizobium sp. WYJ-E13 genomic DNA:
- a CDS encoding NAD+ synthase, with translation MTQENALSHTFNIAIAQLNPTVGDVAGNLAKVREARADAARQGAHILMMTELFISGYPPEDLVLKPAFIQACWRAVESLAADTADGGPGIVIGFPRQDETGRYNSIAVLDGGKVIAIRDKIDLPNYGEFDEKRVFDQGAMPGPVNFRGVRIGIPICEDIWGDLGVCETLAESGAEILLVPNGSPYYRGKVDIRHQVVLKQVIETGLPMVYAAQLGGQDELVFDGASFAFNADKSLAFQLSQFETALAVTTWKRTENGWRCAEGPMARIPESEEADYRACLLGFRDYVNKNGFRNVVLGLSGGIDSAICAAIAVDALGAERVRTVMLPYHYTSEDSLKDAADCAKALGCRYDIVPIEAPVTGFSSALSNLFEGTNSGITEENLQSRARGTILMAISNKFGSMVVTTGNKSEMSVGYATLYGDMNGGFNPIKDLYKMQVYALARWRNGNVPPDALGPSGVVIPQSIIDKAPSAELRPDQKDQDSLPPYPVLDDILECLVEREMGVEEIVARGHDVETVHRIEHLLYLAEYKRRQSAPGVKITKKNFGRDRRYPITNRFRDR, from the coding sequence ATGACACAGGAAAACGCTCTCTCCCATACGTTCAACATCGCCATCGCCCAGCTGAACCCCACGGTGGGCGATGTCGCCGGAAACCTTGCCAAGGTGCGCGAGGCGCGCGCCGATGCGGCGCGGCAGGGCGCGCATATCCTCATGATGACCGAGCTTTTCATCTCCGGTTACCCACCGGAAGACCTGGTGCTGAAGCCGGCCTTCATCCAGGCTTGCTGGAGGGCGGTGGAAAGCCTTGCGGCCGATACCGCAGATGGCGGGCCGGGTATCGTCATCGGTTTTCCGCGCCAGGACGAGACGGGGCGCTACAATTCCATCGCCGTGCTCGACGGCGGCAAGGTCATTGCCATCAGAGACAAGATCGACCTGCCGAATTACGGCGAATTCGACGAGAAGCGCGTCTTCGACCAGGGCGCCATGCCCGGACCGGTGAATTTCCGCGGCGTACGCATCGGCATTCCGATCTGCGAGGATATCTGGGGCGACCTCGGCGTCTGCGAGACGCTGGCCGAAAGCGGCGCGGAAATCCTGCTCGTGCCGAACGGCTCGCCTTACTATCGCGGCAAGGTCGATATCCGCCATCAGGTGGTGCTGAAGCAGGTCATCGAGACCGGCCTTCCCATGGTCTACGCCGCCCAGCTCGGCGGCCAGGACGAGCTCGTCTTCGACGGCGCAAGCTTTGCCTTCAATGCCGACAAGTCGCTCGCCTTCCAGCTCAGCCAGTTCGAAACGGCGCTTGCGGTGACTACCTGGAAACGCACCGAAAATGGCTGGCGCTGCGCCGAAGGGCCGATGGCGCGCATTCCGGAAAGCGAAGAGGCCGATTACCGCGCCTGCCTGCTCGGCTTCCGCGACTATGTGAACAAGAACGGCTTCAGGAATGTCGTGCTCGGCCTTTCTGGTGGCATCGATTCGGCGATCTGCGCTGCAATCGCCGTCGATGCGCTCGGTGCAGAGCGGGTGCGCACGGTCATGCTGCCGTACCACTATACCTCCGAGGACTCGCTGAAGGATGCGGCCGATTGCGCCAAGGCGCTTGGCTGCCGCTACGACATCGTGCCGATCGAGGCACCTGTAACGGGCTTTTCCTCGGCGCTCTCGAACCTCTTCGAGGGCACGAACAGCGGCATCACCGAGGAGAACCTGCAGAGCCGCGCGCGCGGCACGATCCTGATGGCGATCTCCAACAAGTTCGGCTCGATGGTCGTCACGACCGGCAACAAGTCGGAAATGTCGGTCGGTTACGCGACGCTCTATGGCGACATGAACGGCGGCTTCAATCCGATCAAGGACCTCTACAAGATGCAGGTCTATGCGTTGGCCCGCTGGCGCAACGGGAATGTGCCGCCGGATGCGCTCGGCCCCTCGGGCGTGGTCATTCCGCAGAGTATCATTGACAAGGCGCCCTCGGCCGAGCTTCGCCCTGACCAGAAAGACCAGGATTCGCTGCCGCCTTATCCTGTCCTCGACGACATTCTCGAATGCCTGGTCGAGCGGGAAATGGGGGTCGAGGAGATCGTGGCGCGCGGCCATGATGTCGAGACGGTACACCGCATCGAGCATCTGCTCTATCTCGCCGAATACAAGCGCCGCCAGTCGGCGCCCGGTGTGAAGATCACCAAGAAGAATTTTGGCCGCGACCGGCGCTACCCGATCACCAACCGGTTCCGGGATCGCTGA
- a CDS encoding MFS transporter: MSRSPFIALAIAETLSISGTRLSGVAIPWLVLSTTGSPVLTGLVAMMEMLPYVVAKALGGPLIDRLGPKRIAVVCDSASVITVGLVPVLHLLDLLTIPILLPIVFAMGVLRGPSDAAKQSMVPDIAELAAVPLERVTGVVGAIERLASTAGAAGAGALIALVGPSQALAVNALTFAGAAVTVAAGIPVLRRASKAEATGIAAYGRELAEGWRFLRRDAVLVAIVLMVATTNLLDQAFFSVLIPVWTQDSGHGPALLGTLFAVFSGASIIGAAIAAMIGERMPRLLVYTVAFLLTGFPRFLVFAVESPLTLIFATLAVGGFASGFLNPILSAVLFERIPKPLMGRVTSLNAALCWALIPFGGLAGGALIDGWGLSAALLLTGLAYLAVTLAPLAHGSFRGFEKKKFADNILSS, encoded by the coding sequence ATGAGCCGCAGCCCCTTCATCGCGCTCGCCATTGCCGAAACGCTCTCCATTTCAGGCACGCGGTTATCGGGCGTCGCCATTCCCTGGCTGGTGCTGAGCACGACCGGCAGCCCGGTGCTGACCGGCCTCGTCGCCATGATGGAGATGCTGCCCTATGTCGTCGCCAAGGCGCTCGGCGGCCCCCTGATCGACCGCCTCGGCCCCAAACGCATCGCCGTCGTCTGCGACAGCGCCTCGGTGATAACAGTCGGCCTCGTGCCGGTCCTGCATCTCCTCGACCTGCTTACCATTCCGATCCTGCTGCCGATCGTCTTCGCCATGGGCGTGCTGCGCGGCCCATCGGATGCCGCCAAGCAATCCATGGTTCCTGACATCGCCGAACTGGCCGCCGTGCCGCTGGAGCGCGTGACCGGCGTCGTCGGCGCCATCGAGCGCCTGGCATCGACCGCGGGGGCGGCAGGCGCCGGTGCTCTCATTGCCCTTGTCGGGCCGAGCCAGGCGCTTGCCGTCAACGCCCTTACCTTCGCCGGCGCCGCCGTAACCGTCGCGGCCGGAATCCCCGTATTGCGGCGTGCGTCGAAAGCCGAAGCGACCGGCATCGCCGCCTATGGCCGGGAGCTGGCGGAAGGCTGGCGCTTTCTGCGTCGCGATGCGGTGCTGGTCGCGATCGTGCTGATGGTGGCGACCACCAATCTGCTCGATCAGGCTTTCTTCTCTGTCCTGATTCCTGTCTGGACCCAAGATTCAGGCCACGGCCCCGCTCTGCTCGGAACCCTGTTCGCCGTCTTCTCCGGCGCGTCGATCATCGGCGCGGCCATTGCCGCCATGATCGGTGAGCGGATGCCGCGCCTTCTCGTCTATACGGTCGCCTTCCTGCTGACGGGCTTTCCGCGCTTTCTGGTCTTCGCGGTGGAATCGCCGCTCACCCTCATCTTCGCAACGCTCGCGGTCGGCGGTTTTGCTTCCGGCTTCCTCAATCCCATCCTCTCGGCGGTGCTCTTCGAGCGCATACCAAAGCCACTGATGGGCCGCGTCACATCGCTCAATGCGGCGCTCTGCTGGGCGCTCATCCCCTTCGGCGGGCTTGCCGGCGGCGCGTTGATCGATGGCTGGGGCCTTTCCGCCGCACTGCTGCTGACCGGTCTCGCCTATCTGGCGGTGACGCTCGCTCCGCTGGCGCATGGCAGCTTCCGCGGCTTCGAAAAGAAAAAATTTGCGGATAACATACTGTCTTCATGA
- a CDS encoding GFA family protein, with translation MREDHVGGCLCGAVRFTASEKPDVVVGCHCSQCRRQTGLYYASADVPVSAVSITGEENLRWFQSSDEVRRGFCSQCGSALFWQRLGGPAISIMAGAFDEPSGLSFGYHIFCADKGDFYEITDGLSQYAGRA, from the coding sequence ATGCGCGAAGATCATGTGGGTGGATGCCTGTGCGGCGCTGTGCGGTTTACAGCAAGCGAGAAGCCCGATGTCGTGGTCGGCTGCCATTGTTCGCAGTGCCGGCGGCAGACGGGGCTCTATTATGCTTCGGCCGACGTGCCGGTTTCAGCTGTCTCGATAACCGGCGAGGAAAACCTGCGCTGGTTTCAGTCGAGCGATGAGGTGAGGCGGGGGTTCTGCTCGCAATGCGGCTCGGCGCTGTTCTGGCAGCGGCTCGGCGGCCCTGCCATTTCCATCATGGCCGGGGCCTTCGATGAGCCGAGCGGCTTGAGCTTCGGCTATCATATCTTCTGCGCCGACAAGGGCGATTTCTATGAGATCACCGACGGCCTGTCGCAATATGCGGGACGCGCTTAA
- a CDS encoding NUDIX hydrolase: protein MTDIACAIFWREGRVLLVRRAGHKERFPDCWDLVGGHVEPGESAEAAMLREAKEEIGLTPLRFRKVAEHPEQDTVFHLFLVSEWQGGEPVLLGDEHTAMQWVTRDEAASLDDMGHPQWCAIFGELQE, encoded by the coding sequence CGCGTTCTGCTGGTCAGGCGGGCAGGCCACAAAGAGCGCTTTCCCGATTGCTGGGATCTCGTCGGCGGCCATGTCGAGCCGGGCGAAAGTGCGGAGGCGGCCATGCTGCGCGAGGCAAAAGAGGAGATCGGGCTGACGCCATTGCGGTTTCGCAAAGTCGCTGAACACCCTGAGCAGGATACCGTCTTTCATCTCTTTCTGGTGAGCGAATGGCAGGGCGGAGAGCCCGTTCTGCTTGGCGACGAACATACGGCGATGCAGTGGGTCACGCGTGATGAGGCCGCATCACTGGACGATATGGGGCACCCGCAATGGTGTGCGATATTTGGCGAGCTTCAGGAATAG
- a CDS encoding aminoacyl--tRNA ligase-related protein: protein MLNLFNVNSLVHWEEREINMRDHMVRFFSEEVRSFLRSTNPAWDIRRVEAPALTPRALVSDAYTHADIWVQEQLTDSDAPLVLRPETTPSTYVYMRHMLSNHSRTRLPLCVWQAGRSYRREQEQPTKHMRLKEFWQLEFQCAYTADSGNDYHAASLEPVRRMIAALIPLPTRIVPSDRLPAYSETTVDVEVDNGDKWMEVCSISRRTDFPERCRTQPRKGPAVEQDVLVLEIAIGLDRCVYNWNLATSM from the coding sequence GTGCTCAATCTTTTCAATGTCAATTCGCTCGTCCACTGGGAAGAGCGCGAAATCAACATGCGCGACCATATGGTCCGCTTCTTCTCAGAGGAAGTGCGCAGCTTCCTCCGCTCCACAAACCCGGCATGGGATATCAGAAGGGTCGAGGCTCCGGCGCTGACGCCGCGTGCTCTCGTCTCGGACGCCTATACACACGCCGATATCTGGGTTCAGGAGCAACTGACCGACAGCGACGCGCCGCTGGTGCTGCGGCCGGAAACGACACCTTCAACCTACGTCTACATGCGGCATATGCTCAGCAATCATTCGAGAACGCGTCTGCCGCTCTGCGTCTGGCAGGCAGGCCGCTCCTATCGCCGCGAGCAGGAGCAGCCGACCAAGCACATGCGCCTGAAGGAGTTCTGGCAGCTGGAATTCCAGTGCGCCTATACGGCCGATAGCGGCAACGACTATCACGCCGCTTCGCTGGAGCCGGTGCGCCGCATGATCGCCGCGCTCATCCCGCTGCCGACCCGCATCGTGCCTTCCGACCGGCTGCCGGCCTATTCCGAGACGACGGTCGATGTGGAGGTGGATAACGGCGACAAGTGGATGGAAGTCTGCTCGATCTCGCGCCGCACGGATTTTCCCGAGCGCTGCAGGACACAGCCGAGAAAGGGGCCGGCGGTGGAGCAAGACGTCCTCGTACTGGAGATCGCCATCGGCCTCGATCGCTGCGTCTATAACTGGAACCTCGCAACGAGTATGTAA
- a CDS encoding DUF4440 domain-containing protein yields MDHIVRELAAREPIFHRREFGTSRADLERMTDDIFWEIGASGRVYQRGYAIETSLARYENGPEPHEWPCRDFTITVLADGLFLLSYILEEPQRLTRHSTIWRRAEEDWKIVFHQGTPIG; encoded by the coding sequence TTGGACCATATTGTTAGAGAACTTGCAGCCCGCGAGCCGATCTTCCACCGGCGGGAATTCGGCACGTCGCGGGCCGACCTCGAGCGGATGACCGATGACATTTTTTGGGAAATCGGTGCGAGCGGGAGAGTCTATCAGCGCGGCTACGCCATCGAAACATCGCTTGCGCGCTACGAGAACGGGCCGGAGCCGCATGAGTGGCCCTGCCGGGATTTCACCATTACGGTGCTCGCAGACGGGCTCTTCCTTCTCTCCTACATACTCGAAGAGCCGCAACGCCTAACGCGCCATTCGACCATCTGGCGCCGGGCGGAAGAAGACTGGAAGATCGTCTTCCATCAGGGCACACCAATAGGATGA
- a CDS encoding alpha/beta fold hydrolase, producing MPFIKTTDGTEIFYKDWGPKDAQPIVFHHGWPLSADDWDNQMMFFLDKGFRVIAHDRRGHGRSSQTFDGNEMDTYAADVAALTDALDLKNAVHVGHSTGGGEVVHYVARAKEGRVAKAVIIGAVPPVMVKSDKNPGGLPLEVFDGFRAALVANRAQFFLDIPTGPFYGFNRPGAKVSQGVIENWWRQGMMGGAKAHYDCIKAFSETDFTEDLKTITVPVLVMHGDDDQIVPYADSAPLSAKLLKNGTLKTYPGFPHGMCTTHPDVINPDLLAFIKG from the coding sequence ATGCCTTTCATCAAGACCACGGACGGAACTGAAATCTTCTACAAGGATTGGGGTCCGAAGGATGCCCAGCCGATCGTCTTCCATCATGGCTGGCCACTCAGCGCGGACGACTGGGACAATCAGATGATGTTCTTCCTCGATAAGGGCTTTCGCGTCATCGCCCATGACCGCCGCGGCCACGGCCGTTCCAGCCAGACCTTCGACGGCAACGAGATGGACACCTATGCGGCCGACGTTGCCGCACTGACGGATGCGCTCGATCTCAAGAATGCCGTCCATGTCGGCCACTCGACCGGCGGCGGCGAAGTCGTCCACTATGTCGCCCGCGCCAAGGAAGGCCGGGTCGCCAAGGCCGTGATCATCGGCGCCGTGCCGCCTGTCATGGTCAAGTCGGACAAGAACCCCGGCGGCCTGCCGCTCGAAGTCTTCGATGGTTTCCGTGCGGCGCTCGTGGCCAACCGCGCCCAATTCTTCCTGGATATCCCGACCGGCCCCTTCTACGGCTTCAACCGTCCGGGCGCCAAGGTCAGCCAGGGTGTCATCGAAAACTGGTGGCGCCAGGGCATGATGGGCGGCGCCAAGGCCCATTACGATTGCATCAAGGCCTTCTCGGAAACCGACTTCACCGAAGACCTCAAGACGATCACCGTACCTGTTCTCGTCATGCATGGCGACGACGACCAGATCGTCCCCTATGCAGACTCCGCGCCGCTTTCGGCCAAGCTGCTGAAGAACGGCACGCTGAAAACCTATCCTGGCTTCCCGCACGGCATGTGCACCACGCATCCGGACGTTATCAACCCGGATCTGCTGGCCTTCATCAAGGGCTGA
- a CDS encoding helix-turn-helix transcriptional regulator has protein sequence MKTPAPTSTSATFRNVSRVVPDVTALKALAHPVRLRILGMLRIDGPATATQLAARLGLNSGATSYHLRQLAQYGFIEDAPGPSRRDRWWRASHEVTSVPAAESGGAAFDMDVAFTQAILSLQVDQMQKAVEEYAELPLEWRKASTASDIIIPLTSGQAEALTKRLNDIVMEAMSEAPPLGEPLPPDVVPFMVMLHAFPYPGRVPHGDEESEP, from the coding sequence ATGAAAACACCTGCCCCTACATCGACGTCAGCAACATTCCGCAACGTCAGCCGCGTCGTCCCCGATGTCACCGCCCTCAAGGCGCTCGCCCATCCAGTGCGCCTGCGCATTCTCGGCATGCTCCGGATCGACGGCCCGGCCACGGCGACGCAGCTTGCGGCACGCCTCGGCCTCAATAGCGGCGCGACGAGCTATCATCTCCGCCAACTCGCCCAGTACGGTTTCATCGAGGATGCGCCGGGACCATCCCGCCGCGATCGCTGGTGGCGCGCAAGCCACGAAGTCACCTCGGTGCCGGCGGCCGAGAGTGGTGGCGCGGCTTTCGACATGGATGTCGCCTTCACGCAGGCGATCCTTTCCCTGCAGGTCGACCAGATGCAGAAGGCGGTCGAGGAATATGCCGAGCTGCCGCTCGAATGGCGCAAGGCCAGCACCGCAAGTGACATCATCATTCCGCTGACATCGGGACAGGCCGAAGCGCTGACGAAACGCCTGAACGATATCGTCATGGAGGCGATGAGCGAGGCCCCGCCTCTTGGCGAGCCCCTGCCGCCCGATGTCGTGCCCTTCATGGTCATGCTGCACGCCTTCCCCTATCCGGGCCGCGTGCCGCACGGCGACGAAGAGAGCGAGCCATGA
- a CDS encoding 3-deoxy-7-phosphoheptulonate synthase has product MTDTIDDLRIVEITPLTRPADIISEIPRDREITRTVTGTRDTIHDILTGKDDRQLVIIGPCSIHDPAAAREYASRLVEQRRRLSGDLEIVMRVYFEKPRTTIGWKGLINDPHLDGTYRIEEGLRLARRLLLDINAMGLPAGCEFLDTITPQYIADLVSYGAIGARTTESQIHRQLASGLSCPIGFKNGTDGGARVALDAIMAASQPHHFPAVTKDGQAAIASTRGNEDCHIILRGGKRPNYEAADVQAVIAEATKLSVDPRMLIDASHANSGKDPMNQPKVVRDVAGQIVAGNHHIKGMMIESNLVAGRQDLVPGKPLVYGQSITDGCIGWDMSVDVLEDLAKAVRDRRKAAVAA; this is encoded by the coding sequence GTGACTGATACTATTGATGATCTGCGCATCGTCGAGATCACCCCGCTGACCAGGCCGGCCGATATCATCTCGGAAATCCCGCGTGACCGCGAGATTACCAGGACCGTGACCGGCACGCGCGACACGATCCACGACATCCTCACCGGCAAGGACGACCGCCAATTGGTCATCATCGGCCCCTGCTCGATCCATGATCCGGCGGCCGCCCGTGAATATGCGTCCCGGCTCGTTGAGCAGCGACGACGCCTGTCCGGCGATCTCGAAATCGTCATGCGCGTCTATTTCGAAAAGCCCCGCACCACCATCGGCTGGAAAGGCCTGATCAACGACCCGCATCTCGACGGCACCTACCGTATCGAGGAAGGCCTGCGCCTTGCGCGCCGCCTGCTGCTCGACATCAACGCCATGGGCCTGCCGGCCGGCTGCGAATTCCTCGACACGATCACGCCGCAATATATCGCCGATCTCGTCAGCTACGGCGCCATCGGCGCGCGCACGACCGAAAGCCAGATCCATCGTCAGCTCGCCTCGGGTCTCTCCTGCCCGATCGGCTTCAAGAACGGCACGGATGGCGGCGCGCGTGTCGCGCTCGACGCGATCATGGCCGCTTCCCAGCCGCACCATTTCCCGGCCGTCACCAAGGACGGACAGGCAGCGATTGCCTCCACCCGCGGCAACGAGGACTGCCACATCATCCTGCGCGGCGGCAAGCGGCCCAACTATGAAGCGGCCGATGTCCAGGCCGTGATCGCCGAAGCGACCAAGCTCAGTGTCGACCCGCGCATGCTGATCGATGCCAGCCACGCCAACAGCGGCAAGGACCCGATGAACCAGCCGAAGGTCGTCCGAGACGTCGCCGGCCAGATCGTCGCGGGCAACCACCACATCAAGGGCATGATGATCGAGAGCAACCTCGTCGCCGGCCGCCAGGACCTCGTGCCCGGCAAGCCGCTGGTTTACGGCCAGTCCATCACTGACGGCTGTATCGGCTGGGACATGTCGGTGGATGTGCTCGAGGATCTCGCCAAGGCCGTCCGCGACCGCCGCAAGGCCGCCGTCGCGGCTTAG
- a CDS encoding DUF1003 domain-containing protein yields the protein MSNFPNFVHLHFGKPAEELGAIEKRVLAKAHERKIISTDVNAAFSAEASFGERLADGIARVGGSWSFILAFLAFLLFWTVINTVILLTRAFDPYPFIFLNLILSMLAAIQAPIIMMSQNRQAERDRFEAAKDYEVNLKAELEVLSLHQKIDMRVLTELTALREDVSRLNALLSERGQA from the coding sequence ATGTCTAACTTTCCAAATTTCGTCCACCTGCATTTCGGCAAACCGGCCGAGGAGCTGGGTGCCATCGAAAAGCGCGTGCTGGCCAAGGCACATGAGCGCAAGATCATCTCCACCGACGTCAACGCTGCCTTTTCCGCCGAAGCCTCTTTCGGCGAGCGGCTGGCCGACGGCATCGCCCGCGTGGGCGGCTCCTGGTCCTTCATCCTGGCCTTTCTCGCCTTCCTCCTCTTCTGGACGGTCATCAACACGGTCATCCTGCTGACGCGCGCTTTCGATCCCTACCCCTTCATCTTCCTGAACCTCATCCTCTCCATGCTCGCCGCCATCCAGGCGCCGATCATCATGATGTCGCAGAACCGCCAGGCCGAGCGCGACCGTTTCGAAGCCGCCAAGGATTATGAGGTGAACCTGAAGGCCGAGCTGGAGGTTCTGTCGCTGCATCAGAAGATCGATATGCGGGTGCTGACGGAACTGACAGCGTTGCGCGAGGACGTCTCCCGGCTGAACGCCCTCCTTTCAGAGCGAGGTCAAGCTTGA